A single window of Populus nigra chromosome 17, ddPopNigr1.1, whole genome shotgun sequence DNA harbors:
- the LOC133677238 gene encoding protein EMSY-LIKE 2-like, with product MEYEVSDSSGTDDDIPPSDQNRVVRAVRISGSGQSAVISATYSRVQADMEAQIHHLEQEAYRAVLRAFKAQSDQLSWDKEGLITELRKELRVSDDEHREILTLVNRDDIIQKIREWREAGGQRAPRFNASQSVHDVFPSPTVSASRKKQKTFLMYPTGPPRNQHFTNHGSAYDDKEIGKEVWTRWPEDNNFYKAVITRYNPTEGRHALVYDMNTENETWEWVDLNEMAPEDIRWEGDDPGISRGGPRHMIKKSMSHGGFNSSSVRRRASTNDQSKREFLLTQNGIARKLSDNIELLNTESLVKEVEMVFGVSYPDPLDLEKAKRMLKEHEQALVDAIARLADASDGESDGDPRFLQGQAMEQE from the exons ATGGAATATGAAGTTTCAGACAGTAGtg GTACTGATGATGATATCCCGCCATCAGATCAAAATAGAGTTGTAAGAGCAGTAAGAATCTCAGGAAGTGGACAATCTGCTGTAATTTCTGCAACATATTCTAGAGTGCAAGCTGACATGGAGGCTCAAATTCATCACCTTGAACAAGAAGCTTATAGGGCTGTACTTCGTGCTTTTAAGGCTCAATCTGATCAACTTAGTTGG GATAAGGAGGGTTTAATTACAGAACTTAGGAAAGAGCTCAGGGTGTCAGATGATGAACACAGAGAGatcttaacattggttaataGAGATGATATCATTCAAAAGATAAG GGAGTGGAGAGAGGCAGGCGGCCAGCGAGCTCCCAGGTTTAATGCATCTCAGTCTGTTCATGATGTTTTTCCTAGTCCCACTGTTTCAGCATCCCGTAAAAAACAGAAGACATTCCTAATG TATCCGACAGGTCCTCCCAGAAATCAGCATTTCACCAACCATGGTTCCGCCTATGATGACAAAGAAATTGGAAAAGAAGTGTGGACAAGATGGCCTGAGGACAACAACTTCTATAAGGCTGTCATAACTCGCTATAACCCTACCGAG GGCAGGCATGCTTTGGTCTATGATATGAATACAGAAAATGAGACGTGGGAATGGGTTGATCTCAATGAG ATGGCTCCAGAGGACATTCGTTGGGAAGGTGATGATCCTGGAATTTCTCGTGGTGGGCCAAGgcacatgataaaaaaatccatgagcCATGGAGGTTTTAATTCAAGTTCTGTAAGAAGGAGGGCATCCACTAATGATCAATCAAAAAGAGAATTTCTTCTAACACAGAATGGTATTGCAAGGAAACTTTCTGACAACATCGAATTGCTCAACACAGAGTCCCTAGTTAAGGAG GTGGAGATGGTTTTTGGTGTCAGTTATCCTGATCCTCTTGACCTTGAGAAGGCAAAAAGGATGTTAAAA GAGCATGAACAAGCACTTGTTGATGCAATTGCAAGGCTCGCAGATGCATCTGATGGAGAAAGCG ATGGCGACCCAAGATTCTTGCAGGGGCAAGCAATGGAGCAGGAATGA
- the LOC133677237 gene encoding uncharacterized protein LOC133677237 → MSADFNVICGLMYEAEAASQKDTSVDCNGDKNDDGPVKAGADQVGELKGDGVESESKTGVRDDQENIQSAEEEREEKPVAILEDPDVEGNKQELINHDELSNAVAEAQEYQSTSVDVAESEQNRSSNDEEESKFNLSIDVKGHEDSQAVVIDGVHNYLGLHLDQQSDPVELNNTDDVAESEPDQYRNDDKKIEESKLGSKDSQTEVSKGLHNSSDLYRENKPKDLTNGDDVTESKPKPSSNDGEKVELEEKSKLDSAIQLDEDKLSQPVVTNGVHNNLDLNQEKEPSELINDVPLKDSGEASGDSLEQNSETAPVVADEILEAESDEGLLSDGNREGLSAGHAQDTVAETQVVDSLVDAKQNLSESSSENVELGATSDAETGKSFPIASDNGTSGDATNHILKDAVQSEVLAAIGLDIHEEGLLVNLESASQTVLVNDFVHASQMTSEHSHTLEISMEVSSDDVASVKSCESFPISPSNDDMVAELAVEINDSLSVEDTKLCDIARTETEVDSLHADDSGITQVDAKVEAGVDNGPTYDVKPDIGTAPSIEPEEKVSSSNPANDVKPDIGTVSHSIEPEEKVSSSSPANDVKPDIGTVSHSIGPEEKVSFSSPANDVKPDIGTVSPSIEPEEKVSSSSPANDVKPDIGTVSHSIEPEEKVSLSSPANDVEPDIGTVSHSIQPEEKIDIVAAGVGKGALKVYVAEVRKGAFDVTKFPRYDENNKEKVKHDKFQVEKSSKSRDAIQPQIQMKRFGDQNNQTAKTKGHAKPAALENGSLTVCGKYWIEEPRQDENKRIKAEEEVARKARQDENKRIKAEDKLARKAEELRKEKEAAMLKEQRRLEENAKAKEAMERKKRMADRAQARAALRAKREAEQKEKEREKKARKKERKKAAVEDTKDIDEIESSPSSETPTEMEESERAEKPVTKRPQKPSEFAKQTKYKSMPLPLRNRGKRKRQTWMWVLLSLLVVITLFFVGNSGFFHAVLQRSGI, encoded by the exons ATGTCAGCAGATTTTAACGTGATATGTGGATTAATGTATGAGGCTGAAGCAGCTAGTCAGAAGGATACCAGTGTTGATTGTAATGGTGACAAGAATGATGATGGTCCTGTCAAAGCTGGAGCTGATCAGGTTGGGGAATTGAAGGGTGATGGGGTGGAATCTGAGTCCAAAACCGGTGTCCGTGACGATCAAGAAAATATTCAG TCTGCggaggaggagagggaagaAAAGCCGGTGGCAATCTTGGAAGATCCAGATGTAGAAGGGAACAAACAGGAGTTAATTAATCACGATGAACTCTCAAATGCAG TGGCAGAAGCTCAGGAATACCAATCCACTAGTGTGGATGTTGCTGAGTCTGAGCAAAATCGATCAAGTAATGATGAGGAGGAAAGCAAATTTAATTTGTCCATTGACGTAAAAGGACATGAAGATTCTCAGGCCGTAGTTATCGATGGTGTTCATAATTATTTGGGTTTGCATTTGGATCAGCAGAGTGACCCGGTGGAATTGAACAATACTGATGATGTTGCGGAATCCGAGCCCGATCAGTATAGGAATGATGATAAGAAGATTGAGGAAAGCAAATTAGGTTCGAAAGATTCTCAGACTGAAGTTAGCAAGGGTCTTCATAATAGTTCGGACTTGTATCGGGAGAATAAACCGAAGGACTTGACGAATGGTGATGATGTTACTGAATCCAAACCAAAACCATCTAGCAATGATGGAGAGAAAGTAGAGTTAGAGGAGAAAAGCAAATTGGACTCAGCCATCCAATTAGACGAAGACAAATTATCTCAGCCTGTTGTTACCAATGGTGTTCATAATAATTTGGATTTGAACCAGGAGAAGGAACCGTCTGAATTGATCAATGATGTTCCCCTGAAAGATTCTGGTGAGGCGTCTGGGGATTCTCTCGAGCAGAACTCGGAAACAGCCCCAGTTGTGGCTGATGAAATACTGGAAGCAGAATCTGATGAAGGTCTTTTATCCGATGGAAATAGAGAAGGCTTATCTGCTGGTCATGCTCAAGATACTGTTGCAGAAACTCAGGTTGTTGATAGCCTGGTTGATGCCAAACAAAATTTGTCTGAGAGCTCTTCCGAAAATGTTGAACTCGGAGCAACTTCTGATGCTGAAACTGGGAAGAGTTTTCCAATTGCTAGTGATAATGGTACATCAGGAGACGCAACAAATCACATCCTCAAGGATGCTGTGCAATCAGAGGTGCTGGCTGCCATTGGCCTTGATATTCATGAAGAAGGCTTGCTTGTCAACCTGGAAAGTGCTTCACAAACTGTTCTTGTAAATGACTTCGTTCATGCCAGTCAAATGACATCTGAGCATAGTCATACCTTGGAAATCAGCATGGAAGTGTCCTCCGATGATGTTGCATCTGTTAAAAGTTGTGAAAGCTTCCCAATTTCTCCTAGCAATGATGATATGGTGGCAGAACTAGCTGTCGAAATTAATGATTCTCTATCAGTGGAAGATACAAAGCTATGTGATATTGCGAGAACAGAGACGGAGGTTGATAGCTTACATGCTGATGATAGTGGAATTACTCAAGTTGATGCAAAAGTAGAAGCTGGAGTTGATAATGGCCCTACTTATGATGTGAAGCCAGATATTGGGACTGCCCCTTCCATTGAACCAGAAGAGAAAGTATCTTCAAGCAACCCTGCTAATGATGTGAAGCCAGATATTGGGACTGTTTCCCATTCCATTGAACCTGAAGAGAAAGTATCTTCAAGCAGCCCTGCTAATGATGTGAAGCCAGATATTGGGACTGTTTCCCATTCCATTGGACCTGAAGAGAAAGTATCTTTTAGCAGCCCTGCTAATGATGTGAAGCCAGATATTGGGACTGTTTCCCCTTCCATTGAACCTGAAGAGAAAGTATCTTCAAGCAGCCCTGCTAATGATGTGAAGCCAGATATTGGGACTGTTTCCCATTCCATTGAACCTGAAGAGAAAGTATCTTTAAGCAGCCCTGCTAATGATGTGGAGCCAGATATTGGGACTGTTTCTCATTCCATTCAACCTGAAGAGAAAATAGATATTGTTGCTGCTGGGGTGGGGAAAGGAGCTTTGAAAGTATATGTTGCTGAGGTGAGGAAAGGAGCTTTCGATGTCACCAAGTTTCCaagatatgatgaaaataacaaagaaaaggtaaaacatGATAAATTTCAAGTTGAGAAGAGTAGTAAAAGTCGGGATGCTATTCAACCTCAAATCCAAATGAAAAGGTTCGGGGACCAAAACAATCAGACCGCTAAAACTAAAGGGCATGCAAAACCTGCTGCTTTGGAGAATGGTTCACTAACTGTTTGTGGAAAGTATTGGATTGAGGAGCCAAGACAAGATGAGAATAAGCGGATTAAGGCGGAAGAAGAGGTGGCTAGGAAGGCAAGACAAGATGAGAATAAGCGGATTAAGGCGGAAGATAAGTTGGCTAGGAAGGCAGAGGAAttgagaaaggaaaaggaagcaGCCATGTTAAAGGAGCAACGGAGATTGGAGGAGAATGCCAAAGCTAAAGAGGCAATGGAGAGGAAGAAACGAATGGCAGACAGGGCTCAAGCCAGGGCTGCACTAAGAGCAAAGAGGGAAGCTGAGCAGAAAGAGAAG GAAAGGGAGAAGAAGGCAAGGaagaaggaaaggaagaagGCAGCAGTAGAGGATACTAAAGATATCGATGAGATTGAATCTTCTCCTAGTTCTGAAACTCCTACTGAAATGGAAGAGTCTGAAAGAGCAGAAAAACCTGTGACAAAGAGGCCTCAAAAGCCATCAGAGTTTGCAAAGCAGACCAAGTATAAATCAATGCCTCTGCCGCTTCGCAACAGGGGTAAGAGAAAGAGGCAGACATGGATGTGGGTCCTTCTCTCACTGCTTGTTGTTATCACCTTGTTTTTTGTGGGGAACAGCGGCTTCTTTCATGCTGTGCTGCAAAGGTCTGGCATCTAA
- the LOC133677061 gene encoding uncharacterized protein LOC133677061 yields the protein MEVEHFSHPDHPLILVNQVLEYSCELVICSGCEGPIWGPCYSCTCCYFFLHKKCVDLPREIKRRIHPRHPLHLLAKPPSHYTICVCDRCDKTCNSFVYHCSLCKFDLDIKCAFQPGFLEVDSSAHQFAHKDHPLILNEEQEYHGEGVVCSVCKEPMSGPSYSFTSCNFFLHKKCAELPPKMKRHIHPEHPLRLLPNHDMICDFCNETCYESFVYFCIVCEYNLHIKCAFPPCIYAADQNQRHQFRSLLNPLSLKSISFTCNACGTDGDDSPFWCTMCQLVVHKKCISLPRTLKTALHHHPRIIHTYHSQQRIESINKYCGICCREVDTEYGVYYCPDCDFVAHVNCSIEYGDSATKIVEENEEEQSVTVYDQFMEPSLCVVREIKHGEERIIEEIKHFSHQHNLILIDKVDDDLKCDGCMLQISTPFYSCASCNFFLDKTCIELPRRKKWQYHENQLILSWNLWEHDLCYCDVCKQYYRGLRYTCDVCGFCIDVRCFKALQDSFKHGGHEHLLYLPAGRKNILRCNIGGRGLPPWVAVADDRENIPHCSGCCDSEQSTVFFKCVVCDFKLGMKCAALPYKARHEYDDHPLFLTYINENDYQPSCIICEKDRDPKLWFYRCEECDFDAHPECALGKYPYIKLGGVQTYPKHPHPLALVIKTEDYRPQACDSCGEPCDDLALECTDPNCSFIVHWERWECWNSLRR from the coding sequence ATGGAGGTTGAACATTTTAGCCACCCAGATCATCCATTGATCCTCGTTAATCAAGTTCTCGAATATAGTTGTGAACTAGTTATTTGCTCTGGATGCGAGGGACCTATATGGGGTCCTTGCTACAGTTGCACCTGTTGCTACTTCTTTCTTCATAAGAAATGCGTCGACCTGCCCCGTGAGATCAAGCGGCGCATTCATCCTAGACACCCTCTACATCTACTTGCAAAGCCACCATCTCATTACACAATATGCGTTTGTGATCGGTGCGACAAAACTTGCAACAGTTTTGTTTACCACTGTTCTCTATGTAAGTTTGATCTTGATATCAAATGTGCTTTTCAACCGGGTTTTTTGGAAGTTGATAGTTCGGCACATCAATTTGCCCACAAGGATCATCCATTGATTTTGAATGAAGAGCAAGAATATCACGGTGAAGGAGTTGTGTGCTCTGTGTGCAAGGAACCAATGTCTGGTCCTAGCTATAGTTTCACTTCTTGCAACTTCTTTCTTCACAAGAAGTGTGCTGAGCTACCCCCGAAGATGAAGAGGCACATTCATCCAGAACACCCCCTTCGTCTACTGCCAAATCATGATATGATCTGTGATTTTTGCAACGAAACTTGCTATGAGAGTTTTGTTTACTTTTGTATTGTGTGCGAATACAACCTCCATATCAAATGTGCTTTTCCACCGTGCATTTATGCAGCTGATCAGAATCAAAGGCATCAATTTAGAAGCCTGCTGAATCCACTTTCATTAAAATCAATCTCCTTCACTTGCAATGCATGTGGCACAGATGGAGATGACTCCCCATTTTGGTGCACTATGTGCCAACTCGTGGTCCACAAAAAATGCATTTCATTGCCACGCACCCTTAAAACGGCACTGCACCATCATCCCCGAATCATCCACACATATCATTCTCAACAACGCATCGAATCTATAAACAAGTACTGTGGAATTTGCTGTCGGGAAGTTGACACAGAATACGGAGTTTACTATTGCCCAGACTGTGACTTCGTTGCACACGTGAATTGTAGTATAGAATATGGCGATTCTGCAACAAAGATTGTAGAAGAAAACGAAGAAGAGCAAAGTGTGACTGTTTATGATCAATTCATGGAACCTAGCTTGTGCGTTGTCCGTGAGATCAAGCATGGAGAGGAGAGAATAATTGAAGAGATCAAACATTTCAGTCATCAACATAACCTAATCCTTATTGACAAGGTTGATGATGATCTAAAGTGTGATGGGTGCATGTTACAAATCTCAACTCCATTTTATAGTTGTGCCAGTTGTAATTTCTTTCTTGACAAAACCTGCATAGAATTACCCAGGCGAAAAAAGTGGCAATATCACGAAAACCAACTGATTCTTTCATGGAACCTATGGGAACATGATCTGTGCTACTGTGATGTGTGTAAGCAATATTATCGTGGGCTCAGGTACACATGTGATGTATGTGGATTCTGCATTGATGTCCGATGTTTCAAAGCATTGCAAGATTCTTTTAAACATGGAGGGCATGAGCATCTCCTTTATCTTCCAGCGGGCAGAAAGAATATTCTCCGTTGCAATATTGGAGGTCGCGGGCTTCCCCCTTGGGTTGCAGTTGCAGATGATAGAGAGAATATTCCCCATTGCAGTGGCTGTTGTGACAGTGAACAATCAACggtgttttttaaatgtgtgGTTTGCGATTTCAAGCTGGGTATGAAATGTGCTGCACTGCCATACAAAGCAAGACACGAGTATGATGACCATCCTCTCTTCCTCACCTACATTAATGAAAATGACTACCAACCTTCCTGTATAATTTGTGAAAAAGATAGAGACCCAAAGCTCTGGTTCTACCGTTGTGAGGAATGCGACTTCGATGCTCATCCAGAATGTGCTCTCGGGAAATACCCATATATCAAGCTAGGGGGCGTTCAAACATATCCTAAACACCCTCACCCTCTTGCTTTGGTCATCAAGACAGAGGATTATCGTCCGCAGGCATGCGATAGTTGTGGTGAGCCTTGCGATGACTTGGCCCTTGAATGTACTGATCCTAACTGCAGTTTTATCGTCCACTGGGAAAGATGGGAATGCTGGAACTCATTAAGACGGTAA
- the LOC133677139 gene encoding uncharacterized protein LOC133677139: MAYQSLALAQHLSFPALSSERARDMEVEHFSHPDHPLILINQVLEYSCELVLCSGCEGPIWGPCYSCTCCYFFLHKTCAVLPREIERRIHPRHPLHLLAKPPSHYTTCVCDRCRKTCNSFVYHCSFCEFDLDIKCAFQPGFFYVDSQAHQFAHKDHPLILNKEKEYHGEGVMCSVCKEPMSGPSYSCTSCNFFLHKKCAELPPEIKRHIHPEHPLRLLPNQDMICDFCNKTCYESFVYCCFFCEFNLHIKCAFPPCIDAADQNQRHQFRRLLNPLSFKSISFTCNACGTDGDGSPFMCTTCHLVVHEECISLPGTLETALHHHPRIIHTYHPQQCIESINKYCGICRREVDTEYGVYYCPDCEFVAHVKCSREYGDSATETAGENEEEHRVTVDDQFMEPSFRVVREIKHGEERIIQEIEHFSHQHNLILNDKVDDDLKCDGCMLPISTPFYSCVSCNFFLDKTCIELPRRKKWHYHENQLTLSWNRGSHHLYNCDVCNQDFRGLRYTCAICGLCIDVRCFKSILKDSFKHGGHEHPLYLPASRKNILRCNIGGRGLPPWAADDRENIPHCSGCCVSEESKVFFKCVVCDFKLGMKCATLPYKARHEYDDHPLVLTYINANDYQPSCIICEEDRDPRLWFYRCEECDFDAHPECALGKYPYVKLGVVSTYPKHPHPLAVVVKTEDYPACDTCGEPCDDLAVECTDPNCSFIVHRKRRQCYESLIW, encoded by the coding sequence ATGGCCTACCAAAGTCTTGCATTGGCTCAACACCTCTCATTTCCTGCTCTGTCTTCTGAGAGAGCCAGAGACATGGAGGTTGAACATTTTAGCCACCCAGATCATCCATTGATCCTCATTAATCAAGTTCTCGAATATAGTTGTGAACTAGTTCTTTGCTCTGGATGCGAGGGACCTATATGGGGTCCTTGCTACAGTTGCACCTGTTGCTACTTCTTTCTTCATAAGACATGCGCCGTGCTGCCCCGTGAGATCGAGCGGCGCATTCATCCTAGACACCCTCTACATCTACTTGCAAAGCCACCATCTCATTACACAACATGCGTTTGTGATCGGTGCCGCAAAACTTGCAACAGTTTTGTTTACCATTGTTCTTTCTGTGAGTTTGATCTCGATATCAAATGTGCTTTTCAAccgggttttttttatgttgatagtCAGGCACATCAATTTGCCCACAAGGATCATCCATTGATTTTGAATAAAGAGAAAGAATATCATGGTGAAGGAGTCATGTGCTCTGTGTGCAAGGAACCAATGTCTGGTCCTAGCTATAGTTGCACTTCTTGCAACTTCTTTCTTCACAAGAAGTGTGCTGAGCTACCCCCAGAGATCAAGAGGCACATTCATCCAGAACACCCTCTTCGTCTACTGCCAAATCAAGATATGATCTGTGATTTTTGCAACAAAACTTGCTATGAGAGTTTTGTGTACTGTTGTTTTTTTTGCGAATTCAACCTCCATATCAAATGTGCTTTTCCACCGTGCATTGATGCAGCTGATCAGAATCAAAGGCATCAATTTAGACGCCTACTGAATCCACTTTCATTCAAATCAATCTCCTTCACCTGCAATGCATGTGGCACAGATGGAGATGGCTCCCCTTTCATGTGCACCACGTGCCATCTCGTGGTCCACGAAGAATGCATTTCATTGCCAGGCACCCTTGAAACGGCACTGCACCATCATCCCCGAATCATCCACACCTATCATCCTCAACAATGCATCGAATCTATAAACAAGTACTGTGGAATTTGCCGTCGGGAAGTTGACACAGAATACGGAGTTTACTATTGCCCAGACTGTGAGTTCGTTGCTCACGTGAAATGTAGCAGAGAATATGGCGATTCTGCAACAGAGACTGCTGGAGAAAACGAAGAAGAGCATCGTGTGACTGTTGATGATCAATTCATGGAACCTAGCTTTCGCGTTGTCCGTGAGATCAAGCATGGAGAGGAGAGAATAATTCAAGAGATAGAGCATTTCAGTCATCAACATAACCTAATCCTTAATGACAAGGTTGATGATGATCTAAAGTGTGATGGGTGCATGTTACCAATCTCAACTCCATTTTATAGTTGTGTCAGTTGTAATTTCTTTCTTGACAAAACGTGCATAGAATTACCCAGGCGAAAAAAGTGGCATTATCACGAAAACCAACTGACTCTTTCATGGAACCGAGGGTCACATCATCTGTACAATTGTGATGTGTGTAATCAAGATTTTCGTGGGCTCAGGTACACATGTGCTATATGTGGACTCTGCATTGATGTCCGATGCTTCaaatcaatattgaaagattCTTTTAAACATGGAGGTCATGAGCATCCCCTTTATCTTCCAGCGAGCAGAAAGAATATTCTCCGTTGCAATATTGGAGGTCGCGGGCTTCCCCCTTGGGCTGCAGATGACAGAGAGAATATTCCCCATTGCAGTGGATGTTGTGTCAGTGAAGAATCgaaggtattttttaaatgtgtggTTTGCGATTTCAAGCTGGGTATGAAATGTGCTACACTGCCATACAAAGCAAGACACGAGTATGATGACCATCCTCTCGTCCTCACCTACATTAATGCAAATGACTACCAACCTTCCTGCATAATCTGTGAAGAAGATAGAGACCCAAGGCTCTGGTTCTACCGTTGTGAGGAATGCGACTTCGATGCTCATCCAGAATGTGCTCTCGGGAAATACCCATATGTCAAGCTTGGGGTGGTTAGCACATATCCTAAACACCCTCACCCTCTTGCTGTGGTCGTCAAGACAGAGGATTATCCAGCATGCGATACCTGTGGTGAGCCTTGCGATGACTTGGCCGTTGAATGTACTGATCCTAACTGCAGTTTTATCGTCCACAGGAAAAGAAGGCAATGCTATGAGTCATTAATATGGTAG
- the LOC133676733 gene encoding uncharacterized protein LOC133676733, producing the protein MKASLKFREEQNPVFRAKVPLNILGLPFQSGIIAGESKELSLNLSTFFQSGPSIKIAYRPNDTWNPFSLVIKTGTGHFGSPVSSSMIMSAEFNLLSKGNSNLNPSFMLHFKPQFGDFSIKKSQSSTHVSHLTGSILNGGASSDDHGSIEAVEAATPTPDVVDGVFCGKRITVLPPVTASAVAGLFSGVEVTAKTRLPVRSKAVVSFRWGVRVPAEIKSGGESTAGINFRTIPVFVMNKIGIEHVDDRDERSKKEGTTGKVEMDSGNAEVAEACLGVKRQLEVLQSENGHLRKAVEELSEEIGGGKLLVGGLDSGKHERNGIKSPE; encoded by the coding sequence ATGAAAGCCTCACTAAAATTCCGGGAAGAGCAAAACCCGGTATTTAGAGCCAAAGTGCCACTCAACATCTTGGGTTTACCATTTCAATCAGGGATTATAGCCGGAGAGTCCAAAGAACTTTCTTTAAATCTCTCTACTTTCTTCCAATCTGGACCCTCCATCAAAATCGCTTACCGTCCTAATGACACGTGGAACCCCTTCTCCCTCGTTATCAAAACCGGAACCGGTCACTTCGGTTCTCCGGTTTCTAGCTCCATGATTATGAGTGCGGAGTTCAATCTATTGAGTAAAGGTAATAGTAATTTAAACCCTAGCTTTATGCTCCACTTCAAGCCTCAATTTGGGGATTTTTCGATTAAGAAGTCGCAGTCGTCGACTCACGTAAGTCATCTGACGGGGTCGATTCTGAACGGCGGTGCTTCGTCTGATGATCATGGGTCGATTGAGGCCGTTGAGGCTGCGACTCCGACTCCGGATGTGGTTGATGGCGTGTTTTGTGGGAAGAGGATTACGGTTTTGCCACCGGTGACGGCGAGTGCGGTTGCGGGATTGTTTTCTGGTGTGGAGGTTACGGCGAAGACGAGGCTTCCAGTGAGGAGCAAGGCGGTGGTGAGTTTCCGGTGGGGAGTTCGGGTTCCGGCTGAAATTAAGAGTGGCGGTGAATCAACGGCTGGGATTAATTTTAGGACGATACCGGTCTTTGTGATGAATAAGATTGGAATTGAACACGTGGATGACAGAGATGAGAGGAGTAAGAAAGAGGGGACGACAGGGAAGGTGGAGATGGATTCGGGGAATGCTGAGGTGGCAGAGGCGTGTTTGGGTGTGAAAAGGCAATTAGAGGTTTTGCAGAGTGAGAACGGGCATTTGAGGAAAGCAGTGGAGGAATTGAGTGAAGAAATAGGCGGAGGGAAATTATTAGTTGGGGGTTTGGATTCTGGAAAACACGAGAGAAATGGAATTAAAAGCCCCGAGTAG